The Terriglobales bacterium DNA segment GGCAGGCACGGCCCGGTGTGCATCCGCTGGACAGCCTGACGCAGTGGTCGCTGTGGGCCAGCCGGGAAAAGATGGACGCCAAGAAGTTCCGCGAGGAGTACGTCGGGCTGGGAAAGAAAAACTACGAGATCATGAAAAAGAAGTGGGACAAGAACGTGCAGCGCGCGGTCGAAGCCTCGGCCGACGACCTGTGGCCCAATGTGGAGAAGGTGCTGGCGGAGAGCGGCGGCGCACCCAAGTAGGCGTCCCTTCAGGCCCGAACTCGGAGAAGCGATCCCATGGATTGCCTTCAGGGGCTAAAGCCCAAGTCATGACAAGAGTTCCAACGGCACGGCTGAAGCCGTGCCTCTCCGAAACTATTTCTGAGACGGCTTCTAGCCGCGGCTCCGGAAGCCCGATTCCTTCGCGGGCGGCTGCCCGGCCGTGATAAATAGTCACCTCGGCGTGAGACTGTTGCGCCAACTCGGCAACTGGCTGGCGGCAGTTCCGCCCCGGCGGGTGAGCTTCGCCATCTCGCTGCTGGTAACGTTGGCGGGGCTGGTGGTCTTTCTCTTCGCCAACATCGGCGGCAGCCCGCTGGCCGGCTTTGTCTTCGTGCAAAACATCGAGCAGCGCTCGCTGGACGCGCGCTTCAACCTGCGGGGCGCGCGCCCGCCCGATCCCCGCATCGTCATCGTGGACATCGACGAAAAGACGCTGCAGCGCATGGGCGCCTATCCCATCGCGCGCAGCGCCTACGCCCAACTGGTCGACCGGTTGCACGCGGACGGCGCCCGCATTGTCGCTTTTGACGTCACCTTCCCCACGCCGGAAAAGAACTCCGCTGTAGAGGCGCTGGCGAAGCTGGAAACCGAGCTGGGCAGCGCTCCCGGCCCGGTGCGGGAGCGGATCGCCACCCTCAAGCAGTCGAGTGACAACGACCGGCTGCTGGCGGAAAGCCTGAAGCGCGCCGGCAACGTCATCCTGGGTCACGTGTTTCTGGACGCGCAGCGCGCCGAAGCGGTTTCGCCGGAGGCGGCGGAAGCCTACTTCAACACCGCTTGGGCCGCGGCCTTTCCCCAGGTGCTGAAGGTCAAAGCCGGACGCGACTTCGACCTCGGCGAGGCCTGGAGGAAAAGAGGCGGCGGCCTCGTGGCGCAGGCGGTCGAGGCCAACATCGCGCCGCTGGCCGAAACCGCGCGCTCCTTCGGCTTCATCAACAACAACCCGGATTCGGACGGGACCATGCGCCGCGCCGTCCTGCTCATTCGCTACCAGAACGCCGACTTCTTTCCCTCGCTCTCCTTCCAGGTGATGCGCGAGTACGAGCAGGTTCCAGACCAGGACCTGAAGGCGTTCATCAACGAGAACGGCTTGGAGCGCATCGAGTTCGGCGCGCACACCCTCAGGCCGCGCCCGGACAGCACCGTGCTCATCAACTACGCCGGCCCCTTCGGCACGTATCCGCATTACTCGATGGTGGACGTGATCGAAGGCAAGGTTCCCGGGGGAACGTTCCGCGACAAGATCGTGCTGCTGGGCCCGACCGCGCTGGGCATCGGCGACATCCGCAACACTCCCTTCCAGGGCCCGACGTATATGGGCATCGAGATCCACGCCAACATCATCGACAACCTGCTGCACGTGAACGAGCCGGGCCGCGGCTTTCTGCGGCGGGGCAACCGCGAGGAGATGGCGGACCTGGCGGCCATCCTGCTCTTCGGCCTGGGGCTGGGAT contains these protein-coding regions:
- a CDS encoding adenylate/guanylate cyclase domain-containing protein, encoding MRLLRQLGNWLAAVPPRRVSFAISLLVTLAGLVVFLFANIGGSPLAGFVFVQNIEQRSLDARFNLRGARPPDPRIVIVDIDEKTLQRMGAYPIARSAYAQLVDRLHADGARIVAFDVTFPTPEKNSAVEALAKLETELGSAPGPVRERIATLKQSSDNDRLLAESLKRAGNVILGHVFLDAQRAEAVSPEAAEAYFNTAWAAAFPQVLKVKAGRDFDLGEAWRKRGGGLVAQAVEANIAPLAETARSFGFINNNPDSDGTMRRAVLLIRYQNADFFPSLSFQVMREYEQVPDQDLKAFINENGLERIEFGAHTLRPRPDSTVLINYAGPFGTYPHYSMVDVIEGKVPGGTFRDKIVLLGPTALGIGDIRNTPFQGPTYMGIEIHANIIDNLLHVNEPGRGFLRRGNREEMADLAAILLFGLGLGWWFGKTKPAWATLSAAAGFALFLALVVVAFGRFGMWLSFVVPAGTLLANYAGVTSFRMIFEEREKRKVRRTFQQYVSPAVIRLLEQDPGRFLRRGGEMKELTIMFADIRGFTALSEGLTPDELVTLLNEYLGEMTEIVFRRWGTLDKYIGDAIMAFWGSPFPQEDHAQRACSAALDMCARLEELNLGWREEGRPTLAIGVGLNTGPVNVGNMGSDRRLAWTVMGDNVNLASRLEGLTKEYGVRVVVSEFTWQQVQSYFVGRDLDRIRVKGKQQPVGVFELLDFRENAELHSELLAGFEEAMRAYRRRQWQEAVIGFEALLRRWPQDGPSQLFLRRSREFLAEAPAPDWDGVYVMQTK